The uncultured Desulfuromonas sp. genome has a segment encoding these proteins:
- a CDS encoding AAA family ATPase, whose amino-acid sequence MCKKIFIAATGQHCGKTTISLSLMHLARKQYGRVGFIKPLGPKPIMYQGRLMDKDAALTAEIYDLEDDLDCMSPVVVQQGTTKQVLRGNLCADAMRDQILQAAHTLEQRCDFIIIEGAGHGGVGSVIGLNNAQVARMLDAPVVMVSGGGIGNVIDHVTLNLALFEREGAEVRLLLANKLIREKREENLEFLRCAFAAQPLHIAGGFNFSPILANPTLGRISQLLKTPLHGDQQQYNRIIHTVQLGAASSQRVADLLEESTLLIVTSSRDELLVMLSSLYHLPEYRKKLAGLVIPGSTEMSRITKQILDDSGIPYLRIPGTTAETFAAVKDDVSKITAQDDEKIHLIRTLAETELDFATIDRCLHPIKSLRKAVALA is encoded by the coding sequence ATGTGTAAAAAGATTTTCATTGCAGCGACCGGCCAGCACTGTGGAAAAACAACCATCAGTCTGTCACTGATGCATCTGGCGCGTAAACAATACGGTCGTGTTGGTTTCATCAAACCGCTGGGTCCCAAGCCGATCATGTATCAGGGCCGGTTGATGGATAAAGATGCGGCGCTGACAGCGGAAATCTACGACCTGGAGGACGATCTGGACTGCATGTCACCGGTGGTGGTGCAACAAGGCACAACCAAGCAGGTTCTGCGCGGAAATTTATGTGCTGACGCCATGCGTGACCAGATTCTTCAGGCCGCCCACACCCTGGAACAACGCTGTGACTTCATCATTATCGAAGGTGCCGGGCACGGTGGCGTCGGTTCGGTGATCGGCTTGAATAACGCCCAAGTGGCACGTATGCTCGATGCCCCGGTGGTGATGGTTTCCGGAGGAGGCATCGGCAACGTCATTGACCACGTCACTCTCAATCTGGCTCTGTTTGAACGCGAAGGCGCGGAGGTGCGGCTGTTGCTGGCCAATAAACTGATCCGGGAAAAACGCGAGGAGAACCTTGAGTTCCTGCGGTGTGCCTTTGCCGCGCAGCCCCTGCACATTGCCGGAGGGTTTAATTTTTCACCGATCCTGGCCAACCCGACCCTGGGCCGGATTTCGCAACTGCTGAAGACACCGCTTCACGGTGATCAGCAGCAATACAACCGTATCATTCACACGGTTCAGCTGGGTGCGGCCTCGTCGCAACGGGTGGCGGACCTTCTTGAGGAATCAACTCTGCTGATCGTCACCAGCAGCCGCGATGAGCTTTTGGTCATGTTGTCGTCACTCTATCATCTGCCTGAATACCGTAAAAAACTGGCCGGACTGGTCATTCCCGGCAGCACGGAGATGTCGCGAATCACCAAACAGATTCTCGACGACAGCGGCATCCCCTACCTGCGGATCCCCGGCACCACGGCGGAAACGTTTGCCGCCGTTAAAGATGATGTGTCTAAAATTACCGCGCAGGATGACGAAAAAATTCATTTGATCCGCACCCTGGCGGAAACAGAGTTGGATTTTGCCACCATTGACCGTTGCCTGCACCCGATCAAAAGCCTTCGCAAGGCCGTCGCCCTGGCCTAA
- a CDS encoding pitrilysin family protein — translation MKRTDRMLEKHHPGTSQRRRPNRRFAPCPQTQGREKLSLVFAARPWAPQAVLQPPAQWLVWVLLVLIFWPVAGLSAASRPDDVDLPELHFTIEYPETFQLSNGIPVYYRQDAELPLVDVTVVVESGKITAPPQKAGLAQLVADTLKKGGAGEWSAAAFDRAMDDLAAALKVEAGTYTTRCSLSLLKEDARQGLSMLAALVRQPHFDAERFEVSRQQMLESIRRKADHGGALAQQILMARLYAGHPLAVSPTLKSVAAITREDLSANHQRYFGPANTRIVLTGDVDRNTAKDLLEKTFGDWTHLSETPDVPPLQPQVQPGVVLVDRPVPQTTILVGELAIEKTNPDLYAVQVMNYILGGGGFSSRLMREIRSNRGLAYSVYSYFSVGRRLPGIFISGAETKNASVGEVVGLMHEEMARIGREAITAAELEQAKQSLINSFVFAFDNRHALATRILDQELFGYPEDYLDRYRQRIAAVTIDDVQRVAQRYLHPEQQVTVLIGDVEALRDTVKAWNVPVTERRVEDLL, via the coding sequence ATGAAACGCACTGACAGAATGTTGGAAAAACATCATCCGGGGACTTCCCAACGACGCAGGCCGAACAGGCGATTTGCGCCTTGCCCACAAACTCAAGGACGTGAAAAGCTGTCCCTGGTTTTTGCCGCCCGACCATGGGCTCCACAGGCTGTTTTGCAACCGCCTGCTCAATGGCTGGTCTGGGTTTTATTGGTGCTGATTTTCTGGCCGGTCGCCGGTTTATCCGCGGCCAGTCGTCCGGATGATGTTGATTTGCCGGAACTGCACTTTACCATAGAGTATCCCGAGACGTTCCAGCTCTCCAACGGTATCCCGGTTTATTATCGTCAGGACGCGGAACTGCCGCTGGTGGATGTGACCGTGGTGGTGGAGTCGGGAAAAATTACCGCACCACCACAAAAAGCCGGTCTGGCTCAGCTGGTGGCCGACACTCTGAAAAAGGGAGGGGCCGGCGAATGGTCCGCCGCGGCGTTTGATCGGGCCATGGATGACCTGGCGGCCGCGCTCAAGGTGGAAGCCGGAACCTATACCACACGCTGTTCGCTGTCTTTACTCAAGGAAGATGCCCGTCAAGGTTTATCCATGCTGGCCGCGTTGGTGCGTCAGCCACACTTTGATGCTGAGCGGTTTGAGGTCAGTCGTCAGCAGATGCTGGAAAGCATTCGCCGCAAGGCGGACCATGGAGGGGCTCTGGCACAGCAGATCTTGATGGCGCGACTCTATGCCGGGCATCCACTGGCCGTGTCGCCGACCTTGAAAAGTGTCGCCGCCATTACTCGTGAGGATTTATCTGCCAACCATCAGCGTTATTTTGGTCCGGCCAATACGCGTATCGTGCTCACCGGCGATGTCGACCGCAACACTGCCAAAGACCTGCTCGAGAAAACCTTTGGCGACTGGACTCATCTTAGTGAGACGCCTGATGTTCCGCCGTTGCAGCCGCAGGTACAACCCGGCGTGGTGCTGGTGGACCGTCCGGTTCCGCAGACGACAATCTTGGTTGGCGAACTGGCCATTGAGAAAACCAACCCCGATCTCTATGCGGTTCAGGTGATGAATTATATTCTCGGCGGTGGCGGTTTCAGTTCGCGTCTGATGCGGGAGATCCGTTCCAACCGTGGACTGGCTTATTCGGTCTACTCCTATTTTTCCGTGGGCCGCCGTTTGCCCGGTATTTTTATCAGCGGCGCGGAAACAAAGAATGCTTCGGTGGGGGAGGTCGTCGGTCTGATGCATGAGGAGATGGCACGAATCGGTCGCGAAGCGATCACGGCAGCGGAACTGGAGCAGGCCAAGCAGAGCTTGATCAATTCGTTCGTGTTTGCCTTTGATAACCGTCACGCCTTGGCAACACGCATTCTCGATCAAGAGCTGTTCGGCTATCCGGAGGATTACCTCGACCGCTATCGCCAACGCATTGCCGCAGTGACGATCGACGATGTCCAGCGTGTCGCCCAGCGCTATCTGCACCCCGAACAGCAGGTAACGGTGCTGATTGGCGATGTCGAAGCATTACGCGATACAGTGAAGGCATGGAATGTGCCGGTGACTGAACGGCGCGTCGAGGATCTGTTATAA
- a CDS encoding UDP-2,3-diacylglucosamine diphosphatase has translation MKDLFIADAHLIRPDDAAYRHLLNFLQQQRGQVRTLILLGDIFEFWVGYRHCVFSDYLPLLHELQQLHAGGTRIVMVEGNHDFHVGPFFTDTLQATVFTDDGTVQLDHTTVALNHGDTLAPTRSYLWLRGFFRSALARFLIRIFPGDLTWKIGDILGVLSKKKSRRQPRTEYTLPEQAIRQQARKRLDNGADLFVCGHFHQANLWQEGGKTVAIVGNWGDTCHYGQFENGRFTLEEYLPAASR, from the coding sequence ATGAAAGATCTGTTTATCGCCGATGCCCATCTGATCCGGCCCGACGACGCGGCATACCGCCACCTGCTCAACTTTCTTCAGCAGCAGCGTGGACAGGTGCGCACGCTGATTCTGCTCGGCGACATTTTTGAATTCTGGGTGGGCTATCGCCACTGTGTGTTTAGTGACTATCTTCCCCTGCTTCACGAATTGCAACAACTCCATGCCGGCGGCACCCGCATCGTCATGGTTGAGGGCAACCACGATTTCCATGTCGGTCCATTTTTCACCGACACGCTGCAGGCCACGGTCTTCACCGATGACGGCACCGTGCAACTGGACCACACCACCGTCGCCCTGAACCATGGCGACACCCTGGCGCCAACCCGGAGTTATCTGTGGCTGCGCGGCTTTTTTCGCAGCGCTCTGGCCCGTTTTCTCATCCGCATTTTCCCCGGCGATCTGACCTGGAAAATCGGCGATATTCTCGGTGTGCTCAGTAAGAAAAAAAGCCGGCGCCAGCCACGCACCGAATATACACTTCCCGAGCAGGCCATTCGCCAACAGGCCCGCAAACGCCTTGACAACGGTGCCGACCTGTTTGTCTGCGGCCATTTTCATCAGGCCAACCTGTGGCAGGAAGGCGGAAAAACCGTCGCCATCGTCGGCAACTGGGGCGATACCTGCCATTACGGCCAATTTGAAAACGGTCGCTTCACCCTGGAAGAGTATCTCCCCGCTGCCAGCCGTTAA
- a CDS encoding epoxyqueuosine reductase QueH, which yields MTQTCPSQATLTSSVVTLKPKMLLHACCAPCSSSVVERLQDDYDLTIFYYNPNIHPEKEYLIRRDELVRWCEELDLPLIVSDYAPQQWHERVAGFEKEPERGERCTLCYQMRLERTAEEAVAGGFDLFCTVLSISPHKDAPRINRLGCEVAQRLGAVFYQADFKKKGGFQRSLELSREWGFYRQNYCGCCYSLAESEQRRQQRQARHGDRD from the coding sequence ATGACCCAGACCTGCCCCAGTCAAGCGACACTGACCTCTTCGGTGGTCACGCTGAAGCCGAAGATGTTGCTGCACGCCTGCTGCGCGCCGTGCAGCAGCTCCGTGGTGGAACGGCTGCAGGATGATTACGATCTGACCATCTTTTATTACAATCCCAATATCCATCCCGAAAAAGAATATCTCATCCGTCGCGATGAACTGGTGCGCTGGTGTGAAGAGTTGGATCTGCCGCTGATTGTCAGTGATTACGCGCCGCAACAGTGGCATGAGCGCGTCGCCGGTTTTGAAAAAGAGCCGGAGCGCGGTGAACGCTGCACCCTGTGTTATCAGATGCGACTGGAGCGCACGGCCGAGGAAGCGGTGGCCGGTGGTTTTGATCTGTTCTGTACGGTGCTGTCTATTTCACCGCATAAAGATGCGCCACGCATCAACCGTCTCGGTTGTGAGGTGGCGCAGCGGCTTGGCGCGGTATTTTATCAGGCGGATTTTAAGAAAAAAGGTGGCTTTCAGAGGAGTCTGGAGCTGTCGCGCGAGTGGGGCTTTTACCGTCAGAATTATTGTGGCTGTTGTTATTCCCTGGCCGAGAGCGAACAGCGCCGTCAACAGCGTCAGGCCCGTCACGGAGACCGTGATTAA
- a CDS encoding sigma-54 dependent transcriptional regulator: protein MDRILIVDDEAFIRENLERILGEDGYHLFGCEEPQSALQIAEQEEIDLVLLDLNLGAASGLDVLEQLQAVDPDILVIIITGYGTVESAVQALKMGAYDYIKKPFKSDAIRLIVKLALEKRSLQREIRRLRRRSEVDLLEQANMVGSSPQLLDVVHQVEDVAQHGTATVLISGESGTGKELVARAIHNLSSRQRQPFIEVNCGSLPFNLLETELFGHEKGAFTDAHTRKIGLFEEANGGTVFLDEIGEMDMALQVKLLRVLEDRKIRRLGGNRNIDIDVRVIAATNCDLSEAIQEKTFREDLFYRLNVFPITMPPLRERRDDIPLLLDHFLKRYSREFNRPLREISAEALGLLSRYHWPGNVRELRNMVERICIMHRNEVITPTMLPVEVRGPAPQQNVAMDWVLPPQGLCLESVVEDLEKKLIRQALDMTAGNVAKTARLLNLARGTLRYKLEKYHLLDDPS from the coding sequence ATGGATAGAATTCTCATTGTCGATGACGAGGCGTTTATACGCGAGAACCTGGAACGGATTCTCGGCGAAGACGGTTACCACTTGTTTGGTTGTGAAGAGCCACAGTCGGCATTGCAGATTGCTGAACAGGAAGAGATTGATCTGGTTCTGCTGGATCTGAATCTTGGCGCAGCCAGTGGTCTGGATGTTCTCGAGCAACTGCAGGCCGTGGACCCGGATATTCTGGTGATTATTATTACCGGCTACGGAACGGTGGAAAGTGCGGTCCAGGCGCTGAAAATGGGGGCGTATGATTATATTAAAAAGCCGTTCAAGTCCGACGCCATCCGCCTGATTGTTAAATTGGCTCTGGAAAAACGTAGCTTGCAGCGTGAAATCCGCCGCCTGCGACGACGCTCGGAAGTTGACCTTTTGGAGCAGGCCAATATGGTCGGTTCCAGCCCACAGCTGCTGGACGTGGTGCATCAGGTCGAAGACGTTGCTCAGCACGGCACGGCCACGGTGCTGATCAGTGGTGAAAGCGGCACCGGCAAGGAACTGGTCGCCCGCGCGATTCACAATCTGTCGTCGCGGCAGCGTCAACCGTTTATTGAGGTTAATTGCGGCTCGTTGCCGTTTAACCTGCTTGAGACGGAACTGTTCGGTCATGAAAAAGGTGCGTTTACCGACGCGCATACCCGTAAAATCGGTCTGTTTGAAGAGGCCAACGGCGGCACGGTTTTTCTCGACGAGATCGGCGAGATGGATATGGCGCTGCAGGTCAAACTGCTGCGAGTTTTGGAAGACCGCAAGATTCGTCGCCTGGGCGGCAATCGCAATATCGACATTGACGTGCGGGTGATTGCCGCCACCAATTGTGATCTGAGTGAGGCGATTCAGGAGAAGACCTTTCGCGAAGATCTGTTTTACCGTTTGAATGTCTTTCCCATTACCATGCCGCCGCTGCGCGAACGGCGTGATGACATCCCGCTGCTGCTCGATCATTTTCTTAAACGCTACAGTCGTGAGTTTAATCGACCGCTGCGTGAAATTTCCGCCGAAGCCCTGGGGTTGTTGAGTCGTTACCACTGGCCGGGCAATGTGCGCGAGTTGCGCAATATGGTTGAGCGGATCTGTATCATGCATCGCAATGAAGTGATTACACCGACGATGCTGCCGGTTGAGGTGCGTGGCCCGGCGCCCCAACAGAATGTTGCGATGGACTGGGTGCTGCCCCCACAGGGGTTGTGTCTGGAGTCGGTGGTGGAGGATCTGGAAAAAAAATTGATTCGCCAGGCCCTTGATATGACGGCGGGTAATGTTGCCAAAACAGCCCGGTTGCTCAATCTGGCGCGGGGGACCCTGCGCTATAAGCTGGAGAAATATCATCTGCTCGATGATCCGTCGTAA
- a CDS encoding ATP-binding protein: MVFVVAGCYTGAMMTLTLHRKILLAFLVLALVPLVLLIISASRSLDSVETLVRNEATQALDQQAAQALSLRAQHVALQVADFLTRVEADVDTLALLPVDAALYQTFYRHHQRRLWRELAADGQRIYTLSPLYRELVFIGPDGRERLHLSQGQPAPLRDHHQMATADHGPDNFYAHARQLQGDAVFVSPLTGRHVTRKQQLDGQTYQGLIRFCRKVYSLQGKELGVVMLALDHRHLMEFTRHISSGPQPFVLDARYGEGNYAFMFDRQGWMIAHPKLWDIRGFDASGQWVEAFRGEAVHQDDGQRAYNLFEAGAIHQNYPRVAQQVLEGQSGIADVTNVGGAEKMMAFAPIFYQPRGSTGQPVWGGVTIGAEVANFHRAALATSADIRSRFNRFWRQGWSLIAVTVLVVFAAAHLLSQGISGPLHHLIFGVRGMARGRFAAPLKVQGRDEVATLTEAFNQMMEELHLRRERLAHSLQALRRSRSEIRRERNFTQTVMENIDTGIMTVDDQGRVTSMNRAVQKVLGLEDRALSRSLAEVFADYPEIAESLRCLVLSCEAQQGWSRYYECVREGRTLTFRLALFPLAPSADNGLILTVEDLTERAQMRTRLARMDRLASLGRLAAGLAHEIRNPLTGISLLLDDLHDRLLHTPQDQQLIRRALEEMERLEGLVGDLLKFSRVSASDCRPGDVRAVVERTLGLFEQGCERSGITLVRDFAETLPSIALDEQRMQQALLNLLRNAQEAMPEGGTLTVSLRAHPEHICLRVCDTGIGMDDEQRRLIFEPFYTRKKEGNGLGLAIVHNIIAEHDGRIEVTSAPGQGSCFELCFPHLPPHDDAAKDE, encoded by the coding sequence ATGGTGTTCGTGGTGGCGGGCTGCTATACTGGCGCCATGATGACCCTTACTCTCCACCGTAAAATCCTGCTGGCCTTTCTGGTGCTGGCCCTGGTTCCTCTGGTTTTGCTGATTATCAGTGCTTCGCGCAGTCTCGACAGTGTTGAGACGCTTGTTCGCAACGAAGCAACGCAGGCTTTGGATCAACAGGCGGCGCAGGCCTTATCCCTTCGGGCGCAACATGTTGCTCTTCAGGTGGCGGATTTTTTGACCCGGGTCGAGGCGGATGTCGACACTCTGGCGCTGTTGCCGGTTGATGCCGCCCTTTATCAAACGTTTTATCGTCACCACCAACGACGCTTGTGGCGAGAGCTTGCTGCGGACGGGCAGCGCATCTATACGCTTTCCCCTCTGTATCGCGAGCTGGTTTTTATCGGGCCGGATGGCCGCGAACGCCTGCATCTGTCACAGGGACAACCGGCGCCATTACGCGATCACCATCAAATGGCCACCGCCGATCATGGTCCGGATAATTTTTATGCGCATGCCCGGCAGTTGCAGGGCGATGCGGTGTTTGTTTCACCGTTAACCGGTCGCCATGTCACACGTAAGCAACAACTGGACGGGCAAACCTATCAGGGACTGATCCGTTTTTGCCGTAAAGTGTACTCGTTACAGGGCAAAGAGTTAGGCGTGGTGATGCTCGCTTTGGATCATCGCCACTTAATGGAATTTACCCGCCATATCAGTTCCGGGCCGCAACCGTTTGTTCTTGATGCTCGGTACGGCGAAGGCAATTACGCCTTCATGTTTGACCGGCAGGGCTGGATGATTGCTCATCCCAAACTTTGGGATATCCGTGGTTTTGATGCGTCCGGCCAGTGGGTTGAGGCGTTTCGTGGTGAAGCTGTCCATCAAGATGATGGGCAACGCGCTTACAATCTGTTTGAGGCCGGTGCAATTCATCAAAACTATCCGCGCGTGGCGCAACAGGTTCTCGAGGGCCAATCCGGCATCGCCGATGTCACCAATGTCGGCGGCGCGGAAAAAATGATGGCGTTTGCGCCGATTTTTTATCAGCCGCGCGGGAGCACAGGGCAACCGGTGTGGGGCGGCGTGACCATCGGCGCCGAAGTGGCCAACTTTCACCGTGCGGCCCTGGCAACCTCGGCGGATATTCGCAGCCGTTTTAACCGCTTTTGGCGGCAGGGATGGAGCTTGATCGCCGTAACCGTACTGGTGGTGTTTGCCGCGGCCCATCTGCTTTCTCAAGGGATTTCCGGGCCGTTGCATCACCTGATTTTCGGGGTGCGCGGCATGGCCCGTGGTCGCTTTGCCGCGCCGCTCAAAGTGCAGGGCCGCGATGAGGTGGCCACGTTGACCGAAGCCTTTAACCAGATGATGGAGGAGCTGCACCTGCGTCGCGAGCGCCTGGCGCACAGTCTGCAGGCCCTGCGTCGTTCGCGCAGTGAAATTCGCCGCGAACGTAATTTTACCCAGACGGTGATGGAAAATATTGATACCGGCATCATGACGGTTGATGATCAGGGCCGGGTTACCTCCATGAATCGGGCGGTTCAAAAGGTTCTTGGTCTGGAAGATCGCGCATTAAGTCGATCGTTGGCAGAGGTTTTTGCGGATTATCCTGAGATTGCCGAGTCGTTGCGCTGTCTTGTGTTGTCCTGTGAAGCCCAACAGGGCTGGAGTCGTTATTATGAATGTGTACGAGAAGGCCGCACCCTGACCTTTCGACTGGCCCTGTTTCCCCTGGCGCCATCGGCGGATAACGGCCTGATTCTGACCGTTGAAGATCTCACCGAACGTGCCCAGATGCGTACCCGGCTGGCGCGTATGGACCGTCTTGCCTCACTGGGACGGCTGGCGGCCGGTCTGGCCCATGAAATCCGCAATCCGCTGACCGGCATCAGTTTATTACTGGACGATCTGCATGATCGTCTGCTACATACCCCGCAGGACCAGCAACTGATTCGCCGCGCTCTGGAGGAAATGGAGCGCCTCGAAGGCCTGGTCGGGGATCTGCTTAAGTTTTCCCGGGTGTCGGCCAGTGACTGTCGACCCGGTGATGTGCGTGCCGTGGTCGAGCGCACCCTGGGGTTGTTTGAACAGGGCTGTGAACGCAGCGGGATCACTCTGGTGCGTGATTTTGCCGAAACCCTGCCGAGCATTGCCCTTGATGAACAGCGCATGCAGCAGGCCTTGCTCAATTTGCTGCGCAATGCTCAGGAAGCCATGCCCGAGGGAGGAACGCTTACCGTCTCTCTGCGGGCGCATCCCGAACACATCTGCCTGCGGGTTTGCGATACCGGTATCGGCATGGATGACGAACAGCGTCGGCTGATTTTTGAGCCGTTTTATACCCGCAAAAAAGAGGGCAACGGATTGGGGCTGGCGATTGTTCACAATATTATTGCCGAACACGACGGCCGCATCGAAGTGACCAGCGCACCAGGACAGGGCAGTTGCTTTGAACTGTGTTTTCCGCATTTGCCGCCGCATGACGATGCGGCGAAGGACGAGTAA
- a CDS encoding pitrilysin family protein, with protein sequence MKRLIFPRAFFCGLLCLSCVLSLGASPLWADGSLQDKVQQFTLDNGLTLLVAERHDSPTFTAYMTIGVGSVNEVGDNRGVAHLLEHMRFKGTRQIGTRDFAAEKPLLDQIEQTAEALERLGQQPQADGARKQALVDELHDLQQQHRNLVVKDEFSQIYARHGGVGFNAFTGKDLTSYLISLPANKLELWMSLEADRMQNAVLREFYTEREVVLEERRRSYESRPSGMMYEALLATAFRVHPYRHPVIGWTSDIQNLTLAETGDFLHRYYAPVNAVIAIVGDVDAQQTHQLVERYFGSMPPGEKIPPVTAVEPPQQGERRTEVCFDAEPQLLVAFHKPTLPSQDDYTFDLLGHLLSEGPTSRLYRALVLEQQLATKVDSYSAPGARYDNLFVISLTPRSPHTTAELEQALYRELEQLKQQPISEEELTPIRKRLRADRLRYLQSNNGLANMLTRFQVVAGDWRYLVDYDDKIARIHGEDLQQVAQRWLTKNNRSVITLVREADDETH encoded by the coding sequence ATGAAACGGTTGATTTTCCCACGCGCATTTTTTTGCGGCCTGCTTTGTTTAAGCTGCGTGCTGTCTCTCGGCGCATCACCACTGTGGGCGGATGGCTCTCTGCAAGACAAAGTTCAGCAGTTTACTCTCGATAACGGTCTGACCTTATTGGTGGCCGAACGTCACGATTCGCCGACCTTTACCGCCTACATGACCATCGGTGTCGGCTCGGTGAACGAGGTTGGCGACAACCGTGGTGTCGCCCATCTGCTCGAACATATGCGTTTCAAGGGCACCCGACAGATCGGCACCCGCGATTTTGCCGCGGAGAAACCGCTGCTGGATCAAATTGAGCAGACGGCGGAGGCTTTAGAACGCCTTGGGCAGCAGCCTCAGGCTGATGGTGCCCGCAAGCAGGCTCTGGTGGATGAACTGCACGATTTGCAGCAACAGCATCGCAACCTGGTCGTTAAAGACGAGTTTTCGCAAATCTATGCCCGTCATGGCGGGGTGGGCTTCAACGCGTTCACCGGCAAAGACCTGACCAGCTATCTGATTTCGCTGCCGGCCAATAAGCTGGAATTGTGGATGTCTCTCGAAGCGGACCGTATGCAGAATGCCGTGTTGCGCGAGTTTTATACCGAGCGGGAGGTGGTTCTCGAAGAGCGGCGCCGCTCCTATGAGAGTCGTCCCAGCGGGATGATGTATGAGGCTTTGCTGGCCACGGCATTTCGGGTGCATCCCTATCGTCATCCGGTCATCGGCTGGACCTCGGACATCCAAAACCTGACCTTGGCCGAGACCGGTGACTTCCTGCATCGTTATTACGCTCCGGTGAATGCGGTGATCGCCATTGTCGGCGATGTCGATGCGCAACAGACCCATCAGTTGGTCGAACGTTACTTCGGGTCGATGCCGCCGGGTGAAAAAATTCCGCCGGTGACCGCTGTCGAGCCGCCACAGCAGGGTGAGCGCCGCACTGAAGTCTGCTTTGATGCCGAACCGCAACTGCTGGTGGCTTTTCACAAGCCGACCCTGCCATCGCAGGACGATTATACGTTTGATCTGCTCGGCCATCTGCTGAGCGAAGGACCGACGTCACGGCTTTACCGTGCGCTGGTGCTGGAACAGCAACTGGCGACCAAAGTCGACAGCTATTCCGCCCCGGGAGCACGTTACGACAATCTGTTCGTTATCAGCCTTACCCCACGCTCCCCCCATACCACGGCGGAGCTGGAACAGGCCCTTTACCGCGAGCTGGAGCAGCTGAAACAACAGCCGATCAGTGAAGAGGAGCTGACGCCGATCCGCAAACGGTTGCGCGCCGATCGTCTGCGTTATCTGCAGAGTAACAATGGATTGGCCAATATGTTGACCCGTTTTCAGGTGGTTGCCGGTGATTGGCGCTATCTGGTTGATTACGATGACAAGATTGCCCGGATTCACGGTGAAGATCTGCAACAGGTGGCCCAACGCTGGCTGACTAAAAACAATCGCAGTGTGATCACGCTGGTGCGGGAGGCTGACGATGAAACGCACTGA